One genomic segment of Desulforamulus reducens MI-1 includes these proteins:
- a CDS encoding PspC domain-containing protein yields the protein MKRLVRSQSHRMIAGVCGGIAEYFNMDPTIIRIIYVIGSILSVAFPGILVYLILIFIIPSEY from the coding sequence ATGAAACGTCTGGTTCGTTCCCAATCCCATAGGATGATAGCGGGCGTCTGTGGAGGGATTGCAGAATATTTTAATATGGATCCTACCATCATAAGGATTATCTATGTAATAGGCTCTATCTTATCTGTGGCATTTCCGGGAATTCTTGTTTATCTGATCTTGATTTTTATTATTCCCTCTG